Proteins from one Dysgonomonas sp. HDW5A genomic window:
- a CDS encoding PhoH family protein, with the protein MIEQIIVLDNADAAVFFGINNSNLQLLKTLFPKLRIIARGNIIKVIGNAEEIPFFEEKMRELELFCVDHNMLTEDNIIDIVKGKSPQAVKQDNLIIFGMNGKPISARNDNQQKLVNAFQKNDLVFALGPAGSGKTYVAIALAVKALKNKEVKRIILSRPAVEAGEKLGFLPGDMKDKIDPYLQPLYDALEDMITPAKLKDYIENKVIQIAPLAFMRGRTLSDAVIILDEAQNTTTHQIKMFLTRLGMNAKMIITGDITQIDLPPSQLSGLKHALRVLDGVKGMEKIEFQKEDIVRHKLVQRIVDAYEKEDERRRKEFSESKE; encoded by the coding sequence ATGATTGAACAAATAATTGTACTGGATAATGCAGATGCTGCTGTTTTCTTTGGAATCAATAATAGTAATCTGCAATTGCTTAAAACACTCTTTCCTAAACTGCGGATAATAGCTCGTGGCAATATAATAAAGGTAATCGGTAATGCCGAGGAGATTCCTTTCTTTGAAGAAAAGATGAGGGAGCTAGAATTGTTTTGTGTAGATCACAATATGCTTACCGAAGATAATATTATAGATATCGTCAAAGGAAAGTCACCTCAGGCAGTGAAGCAAGATAATTTGATCATCTTCGGAATGAATGGTAAACCCATTTCGGCACGTAACGATAATCAACAAAAACTGGTGAATGCCTTTCAAAAAAATGATCTCGTATTTGCTCTTGGGCCTGCAGGATCGGGCAAAACTTATGTGGCTATTGCTTTAGCCGTAAAAGCCTTGAAGAACAAGGAAGTCAAGCGTATTATATTGAGTCGTCCCGCTGTGGAAGCCGGAGAAAAGCTCGGTTTTCTCCCCGGTGATATGAAGGATAAGATTGATCCCTATTTACAGCCTCTTTATGATGCTTTGGAGGATATGATTACCCCTGCAAAATTGAAGGACTATATCGAAAATAAAGTTATTCAGATAGCACCTCTTGCTTTTATGCGTGGACGTACTTTGAGTGACGCCGTTATTATTCTGGATGAGGCTCAAAATACCACAACACATCAGATTAAGATGTTTCTGACCCGTTTAGGTATGAATGCCAAGATGATAATAACAGGAGATATTACCCAGATTGATTTGCCTCCTTCTCAATTGTCAGGCTTAAAGCATGCTTTAAGAGTATTGGATGGCGTGAAAGGAATGGAAAAGATCGAGTTTCAGAAAGAAGATATTGTTCGTCATAAACTTGTACAGCGTATAGTGGATGCTTACGAAAAAGAGGATGAGAGACGACGCAAAGAATTTTCGGAATCTAAAGAATAG
- the pepT gene encoding peptidase T, producing MNVVDRFIKYVKFDTESNTTTGTTPSTPGQRVLAEELKKELTEIGLQDISLDGNGYLMATLPANTDKKVPTIGFVAHMDTSPDLTGKNVNPRIVKSYDGKDILLNKDLNIVLSPNDFPELLKFKDQDIIVTDGTTLLGADDKAGIAEIITAMKYLKDHPEIEHGKIRICFTPDEEIGEGADHFDVEKFGAEWAYTMDGGELGELEYENFNAAGVKIAIQGRSVHPGSAKDKMVNALVVANKLVSLIPANERPEHTSHYEGFFHLMGMSGSVDAASVSFIIRDHDRALFESRKQIMRNAVEYLQKLYPNSTITLDIKDQYYNMREKVEPVIKIVDYAFNAMQELGITPLVKPIRGGTDGARLSFMGLPCPNIFAGGLNFHGRYEYVPIPSLEKAVKVIVKIAELVTKDHN from the coding sequence ATGAATGTAGTCGACAGATTTATCAAATATGTAAAATTTGATACCGAATCAAATACAACTACCGGCACTACTCCAAGCACTCCGGGGCAACGAGTATTAGCTGAAGAACTAAAAAAAGAACTTACAGAAATAGGACTACAAGACATATCGCTGGATGGGAACGGATATTTGATGGCTACTTTACCTGCAAATACAGATAAAAAAGTGCCAACAATAGGATTTGTTGCTCATATGGACACAAGCCCCGATTTGACAGGAAAGAATGTCAACCCACGCATTGTAAAATCATACGACGGAAAAGATATCTTACTGAATAAAGATCTTAATATAGTACTCTCTCCAAATGATTTTCCCGAATTATTAAAATTCAAAGATCAGGATATTATTGTAACAGACGGTACTACTTTATTAGGAGCCGATGACAAAGCCGGTATAGCCGAAATTATTACAGCGATGAAATACCTGAAAGATCATCCTGAAATAGAACATGGGAAAATACGTATATGCTTCACTCCCGATGAAGAGATAGGTGAAGGTGCCGATCATTTTGATGTAGAGAAATTCGGAGCCGAATGGGCTTACACCATGGATGGCGGAGAGTTGGGCGAACTGGAATATGAAAACTTCAATGCTGCCGGTGTAAAAATAGCGATTCAAGGACGCAGTGTACACCCCGGATCAGCAAAAGACAAAATGGTCAATGCACTTGTTGTAGCAAACAAGCTGGTATCGCTAATACCTGCAAATGAAAGACCCGAACACACTTCTCATTACGAAGGCTTTTTCCATCTTATGGGAATGTCGGGATCGGTTGATGCTGCTTCCGTATCATTCATCATTCGCGATCATGACAGAGCATTATTCGAAAGCAGAAAACAAATAATGAGAAATGCTGTTGAATACTTGCAGAAACTATATCCAAACAGTACAATCACGCTTGATATAAAAGATCAGTACTACAATATGCGTGAAAAAGTAGAGCCTGTAATAAAAATTGTAGACTATGCTTTCAACGCCATGCAAGAATTAGGTATAACACCTCTGGTAAAACCAATCAGAGGAGGAACAGATGGTGCTAGACTTTCATTTATGGGACTACCCTGCCCTAATATTTTTGCAGGCGGATTAAATTTCCATGGACGTTACGAATATGTTCCTATCCCGTCTTTAGAAAAAGCAGTGAAAGTAATTGTAAAAATTGCTGAGCTGGTAACAAAAGATCACAACTAA
- a CDS encoding methylglyoxal synthase: MRKRLTIALVAHDHRKADMVDWCYYNSDFLSRHHLVCTGTTGHLIRQAFSEKGIDAEITCMNSGPLGGDAEIAAMVVRQEINMAVFLIDDLNPQPHEADIMMLLRQCRVHNVPIACNRYSADLMITSTLWDNDDYTPTKPRYERFDREKFDEIYGKLKG, from the coding sequence ATGAGAAAACGATTAACTATAGCTCTAGTTGCACACGACCATCGCAAAGCCGATATGGTTGACTGGTGCTACTACAATTCAGATTTCCTATCGAGACATCACTTGGTATGCACAGGTACAACAGGGCACCTTATACGACAAGCCTTCAGCGAAAAAGGTATCGATGCAGAAATAACCTGTATGAATTCTGGACCTCTGGGCGGTGATGCCGAAATAGCGGCAATGGTGGTTCGTCAGGAAATCAACATGGCTGTTTTTCTGATTGATGACCTGAATCCACAACCTCACGAGGCGGATATTATGATGCTGCTGCGTCAATGCCGTGTACATAATGTACCCATTGCCTGCAACCGATATAGTGCCGATCTAATGATTACAAGTACTCTTTGGGATAATGATGACTATACTCCGACCAAACCGCGTTATGAGCGTTTCGATCGAGAAAAATTTGATGAAATATACGGTAAACTAAAAGGCTAA
- a CDS encoding phosphoribosylaminoimidazolesuccinocarboxamide synthase, with protein sequence MKNTLVTTDYHFSDQTNVYHGKVRDVYSIGNDTLVMIATDRISAFDVVLPQGIPYKGQVLNQIAAKFLDATADIVPNWKQATPDPMVTVGLRCEPYKVEMVIRGYLTGSAWREYKSGVRTLCGLSLPDGMKENQKFPTPLITPTTKADEGHDENISREEIIAQGLVSREEYEQLEKYTLALFQRGTEMAAQKGLILVDTKYEFGKKDGEIYLIDEIHTPDSSRYFYADTYQDLYAKGEEQRQLSKEFVRKWLMDNGFQGKEGQQIPEMTEEYCNSVSERYIELYEKIVGEPFVKADVADVAARIDKNVTAYLKK encoded by the coding sequence ATGAAAAATACTTTAGTTACTACAGATTATCATTTTTCAGATCAAACCAATGTTTATCATGGTAAAGTGCGTGATGTTTACTCAATTGGCAACGATACGTTGGTGATGATTGCAACAGATCGTATTTCGGCTTTTGATGTTGTATTGCCTCAAGGGATACCATACAAAGGACAAGTGTTGAATCAGATAGCAGCTAAGTTTTTAGATGCCACTGCCGATATTGTTCCTAACTGGAAACAGGCAACACCTGATCCGATGGTGACGGTAGGCCTGCGTTGTGAGCCTTATAAAGTAGAGATGGTAATTCGTGGTTACTTAACAGGAAGTGCTTGGCGCGAATATAAATCAGGTGTTCGTACACTGTGTGGTTTATCCTTGCCTGACGGAATGAAAGAAAATCAAAAATTCCCAACGCCTCTTATTACTCCTACAACGAAGGCAGATGAAGGACATGACGAAAATATTTCGAGAGAAGAAATAATCGCTCAAGGATTGGTTTCGAGAGAAGAATATGAGCAATTAGAAAAATATACTTTAGCTCTTTTCCAAAGAGGTACAGAAATGGCAGCTCAAAAGGGGTTGATTTTGGTTGATACCAAATATGAGTTCGGGAAAAAGGATGGCGAAATTTATCTGATTGATGAAATACATACACCCGACTCTTCTCGCTATTTCTATGCTGATACCTATCAGGATTTGTATGCAAAAGGAGAAGAACAACGTCAGCTATCCAAAGAATTTGTTCGCAAGTGGTTAATGGATAACGGTTTTCAGGGAAAAGAAGGACAGCAAATCCCGGAAATGACAGAAGAGTATTGCAATTCGGTTTCAGAAAGATACATTGAACTTTATGAGAAAATTGTAGGCGAGCCCTTTGTTAAGGCAGATGTAGCAGATGTTGCTGCACGTATTGATAAAAACGTAACCGCTTATTTGAAGAAGTAA
- a CDS encoding zeta toxin family protein — translation MPNLYIISGCNGAGKTTASYTMLPEMLECKEFINADEIAKGLSPFQPEKAAIEAGRIMIRRMEEMLRLQQDFAIETTLATKSYVSFIKKAQKVGYFVTLLYFWLSSPELAIKRVEDRVKAGGHNVPQDVIRRRYAAGAQNLFTLYTPIADYWLVVNNSENPFCLVAEGKRSEMIEKHNEEILNKIKNI, via the coding sequence ATGCCAAATCTCTATATTATATCGGGTTGTAACGGTGCCGGTAAAACCACGGCTTCATATACTATGTTACCCGAGATGCTCGAGTGTAAAGAATTTATTAATGCCGATGAAATTGCCAAGGGGCTTTCGCCCTTTCAGCCGGAGAAGGCTGCAATCGAAGCCGGACGTATAATGATACGTAGAATGGAGGAGATGTTGAGGCTTCAACAAGATTTTGCGATAGAAACGACTCTCGCAACCAAATCGTATGTATCATTTATTAAAAAAGCACAAAAGGTAGGTTATTTCGTAACATTGTTGTATTTTTGGCTCAGTTCTCCTGAATTAGCGATAAAAAGAGTCGAAGATCGAGTTAAAGCCGGTGGGCATAATGTGCCTCAGGACGTAATTCGTCGGAGATATGCAGCGGGAGCACAAAATTTGTTTACTCTGTATACACCTATTGCCGATTATTGGCTGGTTGTAAATAATTCGGAAAATCCGTTTTGTTTAGTGGCTGAAGGTAAAAGGTCAGAAATGATAGAGAAACATAATGAAGAGATTTTAAACAAAATTAAAAATATATGA
- the ubiE gene encoding bifunctional demethylmenaquinone methyltransferase/2-methoxy-6-polyprenyl-1,4-benzoquinol methylase UbiE yields MTYQAEKVVPYESSENKGAQVERMFDSIAENYDTLNHTLSMGIDRGWRKKGLLTLKDLNPQSILDIATGTGDLAIQAYQLLGSDKITGVDISEGMMEVGRQKVAKLGLSDKIVFERQDCMALNIADNSYDAAIVAFGIRNFEDLDKGLKEIHRVLKPGGKLMILELSSPEHFPMKQAYWLYSRLFIPTVGRFISKDKAAYSYLPKSIEVFVQGKEMVGVLNKNGFRNSKCKTYTFGICSMYLGEK; encoded by the coding sequence ATGACATATCAGGCAGAAAAAGTAGTTCCTTATGAGAGTTCCGAGAATAAAGGAGCTCAGGTCGAGCGTATGTTCGATTCTATTGCAGAAAACTACGACACACTGAATCACACGTTATCTATGGGTATTGACCGTGGATGGCGCAAAAAAGGTCTTTTGACTCTAAAAGATCTTAATCCTCAATCTATTTTAGATATAGCTACCGGCACAGGTGATCTCGCGATACAGGCATACCAATTGTTAGGATCGGATAAGATTACAGGTGTTGACATTTCGGAAGGAATGATGGAAGTTGGTCGCCAAAAGGTGGCTAAATTAGGCTTATCAGATAAAATTGTTTTCGAAAGGCAAGACTGTATGGCTTTGAATATTGCTGATAATTCTTATGATGCAGCAATAGTCGCTTTTGGTATACGTAATTTCGAAGATCTGGATAAAGGATTGAAAGAAATACACCGTGTACTTAAGCCGGGAGGGAAATTGATGATACTCGAATTGTCAAGCCCCGAACACTTTCCGATGAAACAAGCATACTGGCTTTATTCCCGTTTATTTATCCCGACAGTAGGTCGGTTTATTTCAAAAGATAAAGCAGCTTATTCGTATCTGCCTAAATCCATTGAGGTTTTTGTACAAGGCAAAGAAATGGTAGGAGTGCTTAATAAAAATGGATTCCGTAACTCGAAGTGTAAAACTTATACCTTCGGAATTTGTTCTATGTATTTAGGTGAGAAGTAA
- a CDS encoding adenosylcobinamide amidohydrolase, whose amino-acid sequence MQELFTTFSNDQVYFDQESIIIHFNGHRNVVSTCNHNGGYREDLEYIYNNSCGKRIEAGDIVMMKGDNMQEHYQALTAELGLPLNTTTGMCTAALMENMSVVSKSKESITVTAMVTAGIDINGGRAGDPAQFNEFTNEPLDIRPGTINIFLLIDAKLDAGTLTRSLITATEAKSAALEELMANSLYSEGLATGSGTDNIIAVGNLESSIQLYNAGKHCILGELIGWTVKKAVQEALEKQSGMNTSRQASILWQNKRYGITEKIIYQCYQQLADCPKTSLEALSPQIKEITSHNGLTGQIAAITHLIDQNRWGLVTDNTLKEVALKYLNIARVDYDLPKINDINKNDSLYPFLLISFV is encoded by the coding sequence ATGCAAGAACTGTTCACAACATTTTCTAATGATCAAGTATACTTCGATCAGGAAAGCATCATTATACACTTCAACGGACATCGCAATGTCGTAAGCACCTGCAATCACAACGGAGGATATAGGGAAGACCTCGAATACATATACAACAACAGCTGTGGAAAGAGAATAGAAGCAGGGGATATAGTCATGATGAAAGGCGATAATATGCAGGAACACTACCAAGCCCTCACAGCAGAATTAGGCTTACCTCTTAATACAACAACAGGAATGTGTACTGCTGCCCTTATGGAAAACATGTCAGTAGTGAGCAAATCGAAAGAATCGATAACCGTAACCGCAATGGTAACCGCCGGAATAGACATTAACGGAGGACGGGCAGGAGATCCCGCTCAATTCAATGAATTCACCAACGAGCCTCTTGACATTCGCCCCGGAACAATTAATATATTCCTTCTTATTGATGCCAAGCTTGACGCAGGAACCCTTACCCGATCACTGATAACAGCTACCGAGGCCAAGAGTGCAGCACTTGAGGAATTAATGGCAAACAGCTTGTATTCCGAAGGGTTAGCAACCGGATCGGGAACAGATAATATAATAGCAGTAGGCAATCTTGAATCTTCGATACAACTATACAATGCCGGCAAACATTGTATTCTAGGTGAACTTATAGGATGGACAGTAAAAAAAGCCGTACAGGAAGCTCTTGAGAAACAATCAGGCATGAATACTTCACGGCAAGCATCCATTCTCTGGCAAAACAAACGGTATGGAATTACAGAAAAAATAATTTACCAATGCTATCAACAACTAGCAGACTGTCCAAAAACATCTTTAGAGGCTCTCTCGCCACAAATCAAAGAAATAACATCCCATAACGGGCTAACCGGACAAATAGCCGCTATAACTCATCTAATTGATCAAAACAGATGGGGATTAGTTACCGATAATACTTTAAAGGAAGTAGCTTTGAAATACTTGAATATAGCGAGAGTGGATTATGATCTGCCCAAAATCAATGATATCAATAAAAATGATAGTTTATATCCATTTTTATTGATATCATTCGTCTGA